One window of uncultured Methanoregula sp. genomic DNA carries:
- a CDS encoding chemotaxis protein CheD gives MADPHSHEQTAMIGIGEYRVGSFPMMTIGLGSCIGLTLYDDSLKVGAMVHIMLPESAGRKDRPGKYADTAVPILLKELNAMGCKNRSLVAKMAGGASMFEYFGANLNIGERNAEKIRILLKENHIHLAKEDVGGKCGRSVTFFPGNNGKVSIRRADGTTGEL, from the coding sequence ATGGCCGACCCTCATTCCCATGAACAGACCGCAATGATCGGTATCGGTGAATATCGCGTAGGTTCCTTTCCCATGATGACCATCGGCCTTGGTTCATGCATCGGGCTCACGTTATACGATGATTCGCTCAAGGTTGGTGCAATGGTTCACATCATGCTGCCGGAGAGTGCGGGAAGAAAAGACCGTCCCGGCAAGTACGCGGATACCGCAGTCCCGATTCTTTTAAAAGAACTCAATGCGATGGGGTGCAAGAACCGTTCCCTTGTAGCGAAAATGGCCGGGGGTGCGAGCATGTTTGAGTATTTTGGGGCGAACCTCAATATCGGGGAAAGGAACGCGGAAAAGATACGAATTCTCCTGAAGGAAAACCATATCCATCTGGCAAAAGAGGATGTTGGCGGTAAATGCGGAAGATCTGTCACATTCTTCCCGGGAAATAACGGAAAGGTCTCGATCAGGAGAGCAGATGGCACTACCGGTGAACTCTAG